DNA sequence from the Vicingaceae bacterium genome:
CAGGCAATAACAAAACCATAGGGAACTCGACCAAAGCATCATCTGTTTTTATTAATGCCACACCGGGTGATAATAAAGTAATCCTAACCTGGGACGAATGGGTTCCTTGGCACAACGACAGCTTCACTGTCTTTAGATTCAATCCCGTTACAACTGTTTATGATTCTCTTACAACCGTTTATCAAAGAATTTTTGTAGATACCGGACTAAACAATGGTACCACCTATTGCTATAAAATCAAAACCAAAGGAAGTTATACGATTTTTAATAACTATTTGGAAAACTATTCTCAAGAAATTTGCGCCATACCAATTGATAACGAGCCTCCGTGCTCTCCGGAAATGAATCTATATTCAAACTGCAACAAATTTGAGAATATTATTCTATGGAACAATCCAAATAAAACATGCGCAGATGATGTGTTGGGCTATGAATTGTATTTTATGTCTCAACCAAATGGCGATTATCAACTATTGGCTACGTTTAATTCTGCCAACGATACATTCTTTGTGCATACCAATGCCAAAAGCATTGCCGGTTGTTATACGATTGCTGCCATCGACTCTGCCGGAAATAAAAGTGCATTTGCCGACAGTATATGTGTAGACAATTGTCCGGAATATCAATTACCAAATATATTTACCCCCGGCAACAATGGCATGAATGACCTTTTAAAACCATTTCCTTACCGTTTTGTCGAATCAATCGATATAAAAATTTATAACCGTTGGGGTACCGAAGTTTTTCACACAACCAATCCTGATATACTTTGGGACGGAACTTCGCAGGTTACCGGTCAACCTTGCTCGGATGGTGTGTATTATTACGTTTGTATTGTCAACGAAATTTATTTTGAAGGTATCAAATCCCGTGTTTTGACCGGTTATATTCAATTGTTAAGAGATAAATAAAGATGTTTACCGGAATTGTTGAATCTATCGGAAAAGTGATTAATGTTGAGAATGAAGCAGGAAACATGGTATTGACCATAGAAGCACCCTTTTTTGATGAGATATACATCGATCAAAGCATTGCCCATAATGGCGTCTGTCTGACTGTGAATAAACTATTTCCACGGCAAAAGGCCTATCAAGTAATTTTAGTCCCCGAAACTCTTCAAAAAACCAATTTCAAGGATATTCAAACAGGTGATTTGGTTAATCTTGAAAGAAGTATGCCCGCCAACGGCAGATTTGATGGCCACATTGTTCAGGGACATGTGGATTGTACAGCAGAATGCATAGACATTCAACAAAAAGATGGATCATTGCAATATACGTTCAAGCCTGAGAATGGTACCCGGCTGATTGTCGAGAAAGGTTCCGTATGTGTCAATGGTATCAGTTTAACTGCTTTTAATGTGAATGAAAAAACTTTTGATGTTGCCATCATTCCATATACTTTTCAACACACCAACATCAATACAATCGTTCAAGGAAGTCGTGTTAATATTGAATATGATGTTTTGGGAAAATATATTGCCAAACTTGTCAATTGTATAAATTAAGGGTACTCACTTTCGCCCCTTTTGGCTTTTTCATAATCAGGTGGGCTTAACAAACTCCAATAAGCAGTATCGGACAAAGCAGGTTTTCCGAATAATTTCCAATAAGCTTCTTTGGTCATGCTGTCATAATGCAGAAAAGTATGCCTGTATTGAATGATTTGCAGTATGTTCCAATAAATCAGCATGAAAGCCGGGATCATTGAAACATATTTAAAGAAACGTAAGGATCTTTCCAAATTAAAAATCCTGTCAATAATGGCAGCCAAAGCAAAAATAAGAACCGGATAAATATCTATCATTGCCCGTCCGCCGTATGATCCGCCATACCACCAGCACCACCAACTAAATACAACGTATATGTATAATGGAAAAATAATTACGTATGACCAAAACAAAGATCTCCGGTATTTCCATAAAACAGGGATGCCTAAGATTGTAAGATACATCAAAGGATTATACAATAACCATCCTTTACGATAGCTCCATAATCCATTGATAATTTGGGGTTTTAAGAAAAAAAATTTTTCGTCTCCATATGAATAGTAGAACCATTGTCCTGTATTCAAATGCCAATAGTAGAATTGGGGAATCCATGGTAATATTGCAAAAAATACCATTAAAATTATTTGTTGATATTGGGTTAAAAGATAAACGACACGATCTTTGATTTGTTTTATATCAATTAAATTGTAAAATAAAGGAAAGACAACCACAGGGATAATATTGATGGGTCTAATGAGCACAATTAATCCGGAAATAAATCCAATGAACATGCCTGTAAGTAATTTGTTATAGGCAAACCATCTGTCCCATAAATATATCAATACAGAAAATAACGAAAATGTATACACATGTGACATTGCCGATTCATGTGTTGCATAATAAAATAAATTTGTAGCCAATACCAATAAAATTATAGCAATGGCTACTACTTTATCTCTAAACCATCGCAATAAAAACAACCGTAGAAACCATAATCCAATGAAAAAATAAAAAACCGCCGATAAATAAATCCATTTATGATAGGGTTGTGAAAATCCGTCTGTGGGCAATCCTTTTATTTTTGCCTCTAAGTGACCAATCCAAAAAAAAGGAAGATATAAATAAGAAAGCCCCATTGACATTTTAATCACATAATTTCCTTCAGAAGTTTTTTGGGGCCAATAAATATGATTATTGTAATAATATTCTTCATTTTTTTTCACAAATGACAATGTCCAGTCATTCTCAATAAATAATGCAGGCAAATAATCATAATAATCGACAATATCCCAATCGATGACTTTTCCTTTTTCCCAAGGTTTTACATTCAGTTTTACCCAAATCACTGAAATTATGATGAGAAAAATTGTAATTTTAGAAAGCGGATTATCTTGTGATATTTTTGTAGCCATTACTATGAAATACTTGCAAATTTATATTAATCTTAAAATTTGACTTTTTAATATTAAAATTTCTACTCAGTTTTGATTACATAATTTTTTCAAAACCACGTTTTATTAAAAATAGGTCTAAATTGTTAAAAGATTGTGATAGATGAAATAATTTTCCGGTATGCATAATTTTCACATATACAAAAATAGTGGCAAATAATAGTGATTCTGAAGATTATCACATAAATGGGAAAAATTAAAAAAGTAAGCCGGTATAAACCATTTATCTCGTTGGATATTGCATCTCCTGATATCCGTCAGTAGAGACATTAAATATCTCATCCGGAACAGGGTCATAATTGATATCGGTTACTGTAACAGTTACTTTTATCCCTTGAAGATCAAACGAATATTCCATGGGCATGCCCGGAATTTTAGAAAGCTCTGATATATTTCCATTATTTCCGTTGTTTGAATTTTTCATTTTATTGGGAATTTTATCTGTGTACCAAACGACATACTCTATCGTATCGTTACGTTTGCTTTCTTTGGTTTTGATAATGGCTTTTTTACATACATAGCCCAGAATAGTTTTTGTTTCCTTGGTATATTCAATATTAACATCCACATTACCATTATTTTGTTCATTGTTATCATCTTTATGGTCTTGTGACTTAAACATCATTTTTCGTCCTCCTTGATCTATTAATGTAATCGTTTCTCCGGGCTTTTCAATTGAGATAACTTTCATATAAGGGT
Encoded proteins:
- a CDS encoding riboflavin synthase subunit alpha; amino-acid sequence: MFTGIVESIGKVINVENEAGNMVLTIEAPFFDEIYIDQSIAHNGVCLTVNKLFPRQKAYQVILVPETLQKTNFKDIQTGDLVNLERSMPANGRFDGHIVQGHVDCTAECIDIQQKDGSLQYTFKPENGTRLIVEKGSVCVNGISLTAFNVNEKTFDVAIIPYTFQHTNINTIVQGSRVNIEYDVLGKYIAKLVNCIN